One stretch of Akkermansia massiliensis DNA includes these proteins:
- a CDS encoding sulfatase-like hydrolase/transferase, whose protein sequence is MTNIGGLGSGGRYLKGIRVAGVNNQPGGKVQLFVLNTSSGVYLRVETGGITVENTSTGGYNADFGIAQLRVAADQEWNVAEGRCFYVGQDDGAPSGGLYSLTSENDAPRRVTVTGGGAVRIGEGMLLNNISGLIGFVMNAGKGMPTLDLADRGMSNTITVEDAGRLEGMSLYQGSLVTQEKASVTFSGTSAKASGQWNIGANTEFALENSTLDLAETGVDGNVTLSGSSGITGDKGTLKQTILDDARVTYTDRHVKAGEIRNVGRNVTITLNNSSIHFDGEIPAVDLVVQGSCTLGGSGTFPGTITYAPGGALSVEGDISLPSSSLTLGRVHVSVLDGVPQKSAVQPESPSLQAREYVVLFDSSFEDLIAAWPGRHTLGVQFKPETTASITVKELPKGAVSWNYDEAAKLLTLQTDVAEKPAMPGHVSGARPNIIFVLVDDMGWGDLEENWNHQDKNGRTVTRRNSFKTPQLNSMATEGMQLRRHYSAAPVCAPARASLLLGVHQGHSRVIRNNSFDYPIENSHTLATVLKGAGYHTAAVGKWGIGGYGQGPSGLYARPNERGFDYFYGIMEHLTGHYHYITESKNIYEYNDGASSPAFANVTNKVPDTAYDTDLFGARAKQWIVDHHAKSATQPFFLYLAFPAPHGSLAVPACAYPPKPGLKGGLQWVAGNEDGYEASNTATAQRAAAAGVEGTFSKDTYIHPDNEGINDASPNQTEKRHATMIRRVDDVMGDLIQTLKDLGIDDNTMIVFTSDNGPHNESGSDGQHQRGAQNPAFFQSYGMMDGIKRDCWEGGMRVPTLVRWPGVIPANGISLNACQFHDWMATFADAAGVAVPARCDGVSLLPTLAGVPERQKESLIYSEYNYGGNGASYQDFLSHHKSSPRGLQQVVFVDGLKGVRFNISGTDQDFQIYDTEKDPQEASNLASSRPDLQAKMKARALSVRRSLPSTNGTLNAGDVPAATAPANLRQGLKMRYWNRGFDWVPDFRQMEEAPSVTGAVSSLSVNAGSAAQKGVELTGYLTVPVTGEYKFYLQTDSNAGSKAFVHLHGMQLIDADYAYTPGTEANSNARQGSEVTPNAVQAVRLAAGVHPIRIGYVGHASGSALTMQWEGPGISKQEIPASAFSYEYVNPVNIDKTEETVGFAAASTTLTVQTQLPWTASCDQACVTIRPASGSGTATLDIQMEANAQQTERVAVVTVQCGGEERTFTLTQSAAPAPAGYDKWKKDNFGDGTPEDQMAPDACPAGDGVTNLMKYATGLDPNKPCGSVTGLAIREEGGKKYLVLSWPVNPEAADVAFSVESSSDLKEWSDEGIVTPAGVRGEFRDTAALEESAPARRFLRLKVTR, encoded by the coding sequence ATGACCAATATAGGCGGGTTGGGGTCCGGAGGACGGTATTTGAAAGGAATCCGGGTGGCGGGAGTTAACAATCAGCCGGGAGGAAAGGTCCAGCTCTTCGTGTTGAATACTTCTTCCGGCGTATATCTGCGCGTGGAGACGGGCGGCATTACCGTGGAAAACACGAGCACGGGCGGTTATAATGCGGATTTCGGGATTGCGCAGCTGCGCGTAGCCGCCGACCAGGAGTGGAATGTGGCAGAAGGCCGCTGTTTTTATGTGGGGCAGGACGATGGAGCTCCCTCCGGAGGATTGTATTCCCTGACTTCTGAAAATGATGCTCCGCGGCGCGTGACGGTGACGGGAGGGGGAGCCGTGCGCATTGGAGAAGGAATGCTGCTGAATAATATTTCCGGCCTCATCGGTTTTGTAATGAATGCCGGGAAGGGAATGCCCACGCTGGACCTGGCGGACCGGGGCATGAGCAATACGATTACGGTGGAAGACGCCGGGCGGCTGGAGGGCATGTCCCTGTACCAGGGCTCCCTGGTGACGCAGGAGAAGGCCTCCGTGACTTTTTCCGGAACCTCTGCCAAGGCGTCCGGCCAATGGAACATCGGCGCGAACACGGAATTTGCGCTGGAAAATTCCACGCTGGACCTGGCGGAAACTGGAGTGGACGGGAATGTGACGCTTTCCGGCTCATCCGGCATTACCGGTGACAAGGGGACGCTGAAACAGACGATTCTGGATGACGCCCGGGTGACTTATACGGACCGGCACGTCAAGGCGGGGGAAATCCGGAACGTGGGCAGGAATGTAACGATTACGCTGAACAACTCCTCCATCCATTTTGACGGGGAGATTCCGGCGGTGGACCTGGTGGTGCAGGGGAGCTGCACGCTGGGCGGCAGCGGCACGTTTCCGGGGACGATCACTTATGCGCCCGGAGGCGCTCTTTCCGTGGAGGGGGACATTTCCCTGCCCAGCTCTTCCCTGACGCTGGGGCGCGTCCATGTATCCGTGCTGGACGGCGTGCCGCAAAAGTCAGCCGTACAGCCGGAGAGCCCCTCCCTGCAGGCGCGGGAATACGTTGTCCTGTTTGATTCCTCTTTTGAAGATCTCATTGCCGCGTGGCCGGGCAGGCATACGCTGGGCGTGCAGTTCAAGCCGGAAACGACCGCCTCCATCACCGTGAAGGAACTGCCGAAAGGGGCGGTTTCATGGAATTATGATGAGGCGGCCAAATTGCTGACGCTTCAGACGGATGTGGCGGAAAAGCCGGCCATGCCGGGGCATGTTTCCGGGGCCAGGCCCAATATCATCTTCGTGCTGGTGGATGACATGGGCTGGGGCGACCTGGAAGAAAACTGGAACCATCAGGACAAGAACGGAAGAACGGTGACGCGGCGCAACAGCTTCAAGACGCCGCAGCTGAATTCCATGGCGACGGAAGGGATGCAATTGCGGCGCCATTACAGCGCCGCGCCCGTTTGCGCTCCGGCCCGCGCCTCCCTGCTGCTGGGGGTGCACCAGGGCCATTCCCGCGTTATCCGCAACAACAGCTTTGATTATCCCATAGAAAACTCCCACACGCTGGCCACGGTGCTGAAAGGCGCCGGGTACCATACGGCGGCTGTCGGCAAATGGGGCATCGGCGGCTACGGGCAGGGGCCGTCCGGCTTGTATGCCCGCCCCAACGAACGCGGATTCGATTACTTTTACGGGATTATGGAGCACCTGACGGGGCACTACCACTACATCACGGAATCCAAGAACATTTACGAATACAATGACGGCGCCTCTTCCCCCGCCTTCGCCAATGTGACGAACAAGGTTCCGGATACGGCTTATGACACGGACCTGTTCGGCGCGCGCGCCAAGCAGTGGATCGTGGACCACCATGCCAAATCGGCCACCCAGCCCTTCTTCCTGTACCTGGCCTTCCCCGCTCCGCACGGTTCCCTGGCGGTGCCCGCGTGCGCCTATCCCCCCAAACCGGGCCTCAAGGGAGGCTTGCAGTGGGTGGCCGGGAATGAGGACGGGTATGAAGCCTCCAACACGGCTACGGCGCAGCGGGCGGCAGCGGCCGGGGTGGAAGGAACCTTCTCCAAGGATACCTACATCCATCCGGACAATGAGGGAATCAATGACGCCTCCCCCAACCAGACGGAGAAACGCCACGCCACCATGATCAGGCGCGTGGATGATGTGATGGGGGATTTGATTCAAACGCTCAAGGATTTGGGAATTGATGACAACACGATGATCGTCTTTACCTCCGACAACGGACCTCATAATGAAAGCGGTTCGGACGGGCAGCACCAGCGGGGGGCGCAGAATCCCGCCTTCTTCCAAAGCTACGGCATGATGGACGGCATCAAGCGCGACTGCTGGGAGGGCGGCATGCGCGTGCCCACCCTGGTGCGCTGGCCCGGCGTGATTCCTGCCAACGGCATCAGCCTGAATGCCTGCCAGTTCCATGACTGGATGGCTACCTTTGCGGATGCGGCGGGCGTGGCGGTTCCTGCGCGTTGCGACGGCGTTTCCCTGCTGCCGACGCTGGCCGGCGTTCCGGAACGCCAGAAGGAGAGCCTGATTTATTCCGAATATAACTATGGCGGCAATGGCGCCTCCTATCAGGACTTCCTGTCGCACCACAAAAGCTCTCCCCGCGGTTTGCAGCAGGTCGTGTTTGTGGATGGCCTTAAAGGCGTGCGTTTCAACATTTCCGGGACGGATCAGGACTTCCAGATTTATGATACTGAAAAAGACCCGCAGGAAGCTTCCAATCTCGCCTCCTCCCGTCCGGACTTGCAGGCGAAGATGAAGGCCCGGGCCTTGTCTGTGCGGCGCTCCCTGCCTTCCACGAATGGAACTCTGAATGCCGGTGACGTGCCCGCTGCAACGGCTCCGGCCAATCTCCGGCAAGGTCTGAAGATGCGCTACTGGAACCGTGGTTTTGACTGGGTGCCCGACTTCCGCCAGATGGAAGAGGCTCCCTCTGTCACAGGCGCTGTGTCTTCTCTCAGCGTGAATGCCGGTTCCGCCGCTCAAAAGGGGGTGGAACTCACGGGCTACCTTACCGTTCCCGTTACAGGGGAGTACAAATTCTACCTTCAGACGGATTCCAACGCGGGATCCAAAGCCTTCGTACACCTGCACGGCATGCAGCTCATTGATGCCGACTACGCCTATACGCCGGGCACGGAAGCCAACTCCAATGCCCGGCAGGGTTCGGAAGTCACGCCCAATGCGGTACAGGCCGTCCGGCTTGCGGCGGGGGTGCATCCCATCCGCATCGGTTATGTGGGCCACGCCTCCGGCTCTGCCCTCACCATGCAATGGGAGGGGCCGGGAATAAGCAAGCAGGAGATTCCCGCCAGCGCCTTCAGCTATGAATACGTAAACCCCGTCAATATTGACAAAACGGAGGAAACCGTAGGGTTTGCCGCTGCCTCCACCACGCTGACCGTGCAGACGCAGCTTCCATGGACGGCCTCCTGTGACCAGGCCTGCGTCACGATCCGGCCGGCTTCAGGCTCCGGAACTGCCACGCTGGACATTCAAATGGAAGCCAACGCCCAGCAAACGGAACGGGTGGCCGTGGTTACCGTCCAGTGCGGCGGCGAGGAAAGAACGTTCACGCTGACCCAGTCCGCGGCTCCGGCCCCGGCAGGGTACGATAAGTGGAAAAAGGACAACTTCGGGGACGGAACGCCGGAGGACCAGATGGCTCCGGATGCCTGTCCCGCCGGAGACGGGGTCACCAACCTGATGAAGTATGCAACGGGCCTGGACCCCAACAAACCGTGCGGAAGCGTGACGGGGCTGGCGATCCGGGAGGAAGGGGGCAAAAAATACCTCGTGCTTTCCTGGCCGGTAAATCCGGAAGCGGCGGATGTGGCGTTCAGTGTGGAAAGTTCGTCCGACTTGAAGGAATGGTCCGATGAAGGAATAGTCACTCCGGCCGGTGTCCGCGGGGAATTCCGTGATACGGCGGCTCTGGAGGAAAGCGCCCCGGCACGCCGGTTCCTGAGGTTGAAGGTGACGAGGTAA
- a CDS encoding PEP-CTERM sorting domain-containing protein: MKKSLIIIASLTFGTAVSQAAVLCSTTFNRTGTSLDTVTVNTTSDVGLTSSTSISSDDFSKSTSGNDLLASGSIPASVFSPNANVGGAGNNTWSVSFTFTNTGSHDMLISSIDLSMVGFTGAGAAQNGGGGIANNGYVGGYEGNFNKPVDMTLSIDGQPDQTLTYNGSTAANGSTGAWTGIHTGSHTYDDFLLKAGESLTITITASNNSAYNKGCFAGLSGIQINGDLVVPEPATASLGLLGLAALMMRRRRL; encoded by the coding sequence ATGAAGAAATCATTGATAATCATTGCCTCCCTGACTTTTGGAACAGCAGTTTCCCAGGCTGCGGTGTTGTGTTCCACTACTTTTAACCGGACCGGCACTTCCCTGGATACCGTCACGGTGAACACGACATCCGATGTAGGGCTCACTTCCTCCACCTCGATCAGTTCTGACGATTTCAGCAAGAGCACCTCGGGCAATGACCTCCTGGCCTCAGGTTCCATTCCGGCCTCCGTGTTTTCTCCCAATGCCAATGTGGGAGGCGCCGGAAACAATACATGGAGCGTTTCCTTCACATTCACCAATACCGGTTCCCACGACATGCTGATATCTTCCATTGACTTGTCCATGGTCGGGTTCACGGGTGCGGGGGCTGCCCAGAATGGCGGTGGCGGTATAGCCAATAATGGTTATGTGGGCGGATATGAAGGCAATTTCAACAAACCTGTCGATATGACTCTCTCCATTGACGGGCAGCCGGACCAGACGCTGACCTATAACGGTTCCACCGCCGCCAATGGTTCCACCGGCGCATGGACCGGCATTCATACGGGAAGCCACACGTACGATGATTTTCTGCTGAAAGCCGGGGAATCCCTGACCATCACCATCACGGCTTCCAATAACAGCGCTTATAACAAGGGCTGCTTTGCCGGGCTTTCGGGAATTCAGATTAACGGTGATTTGGTGGTTCCCGAACCTGCCACGGCCTCCCTGGGTCTTCTGGGGCTGGCTGCGCTGATGATGCGCCGCCGCAGACTTTAA
- the rbfA gene encoding 30S ribosome-binding factor RbfA codes for MSRRTDKVNELLRREIGTTIQRDFEFPGTIVTVIEVEVTDDLKEGKVWVGVVGKMSPAQVLEKLNSRHGLIQSAVAKRVVLRNTPRLSFRLDDSAQRGVDLVNLLEDIDKNLPKAPPADPENGEE; via the coding sequence ATGAGCAGACGCACTGACAAGGTAAATGAACTCCTCCGCCGTGAAATAGGCACCACCATCCAGCGGGACTTTGAATTCCCCGGAACGATTGTCACCGTTATTGAAGTGGAAGTGACGGACGACTTGAAAGAAGGAAAAGTATGGGTAGGCGTCGTAGGAAAAATGTCCCCCGCCCAGGTGCTGGAAAAACTGAACTCCAGGCATGGCCTCATCCAGTCCGCCGTAGCCAAGCGCGTGGTGCTGCGCAACACGCCGCGCCTGTCGTTCCGGCTGGACGACTCCGCCCAGCGCGGCGTTGACCTGGTCAACCTCCTGGAAGACATTGATAAAAACCTTCCCAAAGCCCCTCCGGCCGATCCGGAAAACGGCGAGGAATAA
- the nusA gene encoding transcription termination factor NusA, whose protein sequence is MTNDIKALIDYYEREKGLSREKILLALESAFLSAYRKMVPGSGSINYLRAEINVDKGKVRIFADLEVVPDEEYSDKFNQIPLSLAVKLDRNAVLHDLLPTNITPKGFGRIAVQTARQTMLQKLLDAEKEMLYDEFKDRAGDLVTGTIRRFEKGDIFVDLGKFEGVMTSRERVPNEDYSVGDRMRFYVVEVRTEARGPEVILSRSHPNLVRRLFESEVVEIGDQTVEIHGIAREAGYRTKVAVISHDDKVDPVGACVGMRGARVKNIVRELNNEKVDILEWTEDPVIFVREALSPVEPREITVDEEAKKIFVIVQDDKDLSKAIGRRGQNARLTSRLMGWDVQVRVFDVQEAEKRQNQAAAEEVMRQCQAAAKTLSEQLEIPEETAMGLVTMGGTDLVALTGFEASDIAESMGIPAEEAAQILDKARDLISQ, encoded by the coding sequence ATGACAAACGATATCAAAGCTTTAATTGACTACTACGAGAGGGAAAAAGGGCTCTCCCGTGAAAAAATTCTTCTCGCTCTGGAATCCGCTTTTCTCTCCGCCTACCGCAAGATGGTTCCCGGCTCCGGCAGCATCAACTACCTGAGGGCTGAAATCAACGTGGACAAGGGGAAGGTGCGCATCTTTGCGGATCTGGAAGTGGTGCCGGATGAAGAATACTCCGACAAGTTCAACCAAATCCCCCTCTCCCTGGCCGTCAAGCTGGACCGGAACGCCGTCCTGCACGACCTGCTGCCCACCAACATCACGCCGAAGGGCTTTGGCCGCATCGCGGTACAGACTGCCCGCCAGACCATGCTCCAGAAGCTGCTGGATGCGGAAAAGGAAATGCTTTACGACGAGTTCAAGGACCGCGCCGGCGATCTGGTGACGGGCACCATCCGCCGCTTTGAAAAGGGGGACATCTTTGTGGACCTCGGCAAATTCGAGGGCGTCATGACCTCCCGCGAACGCGTGCCGAATGAAGACTACAGCGTCGGCGACCGCATGCGCTTCTACGTGGTGGAAGTGCGCACGGAAGCCCGCGGACCGGAAGTCATCCTCTCCCGCAGCCATCCGAATCTGGTGCGCCGCCTCTTTGAATCGGAAGTGGTGGAAATAGGCGACCAGACCGTAGAAATCCACGGCATCGCCCGTGAAGCGGGCTACCGCACCAAGGTGGCCGTCATCAGCCATGACGACAAGGTGGACCCGGTGGGCGCATGCGTAGGCATGCGCGGAGCCCGCGTCAAAAACATTGTCCGGGAGCTCAACAACGAAAAAGTGGACATCCTGGAATGGACGGAGGACCCCGTCATCTTCGTCCGGGAGGCCCTCAGCCCCGTGGAACCGCGGGAAATCACCGTGGACGAGGAAGCCAAAAAAATCTTCGTCATCGTCCAGGACGACAAGGACCTCTCCAAGGCCATCGGCCGCAGGGGCCAGAACGCCCGCCTCACCTCCCGCCTGATGGGCTGGGACGTCCAGGTGCGCGTCTTTGACGTCCAGGAAGCGGAAAAACGCCAGAACCAGGCCGCGGCCGAGGAAGTGATGCGCCAATGCCAGGCCGCCGCAAAGACCCTCAGCGAACAACTGGAAATCCCAGAAGAAACCGCCATGGGCCTAGTGACCATGGGTGGGACGGACCTGGTGGCCCTCACCGGATTTGAAGCTTCCGACATCGCGGAAAGCATGGGCATTCCCGCAGAGGAAGCCGCCCAGATTCTGGACAAGGCCCGGGACCTTATCTCCCAATAA
- the infB gene encoding translation initiation factor IF-2 — protein sequence MPNKQEENEPKKEVLDLIGGSPKKKRAPQPEPAPAPSRPAPVKKEALDLLSGPKKKAPASAPSEPATAPAQAAPAAESAAPAPQETDSADDKIINLKPPVSVSELAGMLQAKPFQIIKDLMGMGIFANPNTPLDADAVSAICDLHGYTFAREKREKGGGVKAQQEPVKEPEPVPVVEEPKATLILRTPIITVMGHVDHGKTSLLDYIRKARVAKGEAGGITQHIGAYTVEYNGSTLTFLDTPGHAIFTEMRARGADVTDIVVLVVAANDGIMPQTREAIAHSKAAGKTIIVAINKCDLPAADPVKTKSGLMEEGLVPTDFGGDVECVEVSALTGDGIDDLLGLLVLQSEVLELQANPKANCRASIIEARVEPGTGSSATAIVESGTIRVGMPFICGPYAGKVRALVNDHGERVKKVGPGMPVEITGFSETPNVGDELVEMENERAAKKLGEERQEELRKQRLAQPRKARMEELLAMMGDGTQKAQLKILLKGDVQGSVEAIKKAIMDIQSDKVECVFLNASAGPISESDVLLASSSDAVILGFNVKVEANAVKLLKREGVQVKLYSIVYELIDQVRDAMLGLLEPETRETIIGHAKVLQVFKLNKGRAAGCMVEDGKILRSCEARVIRDKTPVFDGKMSTLRRFQDEVEEVKAGLECGIRLGDFNEYEAGDIIECYTLEKIQQTL from the coding sequence ATGCCTAATAAACAAGAAGAGAACGAACCCAAAAAGGAAGTGTTGGATCTGATCGGCGGATCTCCCAAAAAGAAACGCGCACCCCAGCCGGAACCCGCACCGGCGCCATCCCGTCCTGCCCCGGTCAAGAAAGAAGCTCTCGACTTGCTTTCCGGCCCCAAGAAAAAAGCGCCCGCCTCCGCTCCCTCCGAGCCGGCTACCGCCCCTGCCCAGGCCGCACCCGCCGCAGAATCTGCCGCGCCTGCCCCCCAGGAAACGGACTCCGCAGACGATAAAATCATCAACCTCAAGCCGCCCGTCTCCGTCTCCGAGCTGGCAGGCATGCTGCAAGCCAAGCCCTTCCAGATCATCAAGGACCTGATGGGCATGGGCATCTTCGCCAACCCGAATACGCCGCTGGACGCGGACGCCGTCAGCGCCATCTGCGACCTGCACGGCTACACCTTCGCCCGTGAAAAACGGGAAAAGGGCGGCGGCGTCAAGGCCCAGCAGGAACCGGTCAAGGAACCGGAACCCGTGCCGGTGGTGGAAGAACCCAAGGCCACCCTCATCCTGCGCACGCCCATCATCACCGTCATGGGCCATGTGGACCACGGCAAAACCTCCCTGCTGGACTACATCCGCAAGGCGCGCGTAGCCAAGGGGGAAGCCGGGGGCATCACCCAGCACATCGGCGCCTATACGGTGGAATACAACGGCAGCACCCTCACCTTCCTGGATACCCCGGGACACGCCATCTTCACGGAAATGCGCGCCCGCGGCGCGGACGTGACGGACATCGTGGTACTGGTAGTGGCCGCCAATGACGGCATCATGCCCCAGACGAGGGAAGCCATCGCCCACTCCAAGGCGGCCGGCAAAACCATCATCGTGGCCATCAACAAATGCGACCTTCCGGCCGCAGACCCCGTCAAGACCAAGAGCGGCCTGATGGAGGAAGGACTGGTTCCCACGGACTTCGGCGGCGACGTGGAATGCGTGGAAGTCTCCGCCCTGACCGGCGACGGCATCGACGACCTTCTCGGCCTTCTCGTCCTCCAATCGGAAGTGCTCGAACTCCAGGCCAACCCCAAGGCCAACTGCCGCGCCTCCATCATTGAGGCCCGCGTGGAACCCGGCACGGGCAGCTCCGCCACGGCCATCGTGGAAAGCGGCACCATCCGCGTAGGCATGCCCTTCATCTGCGGCCCGTACGCCGGCAAGGTGCGCGCCCTGGTCAACGACCACGGCGAACGCGTCAAAAAGGTGGGGCCCGGCATGCCCGTGGAAATTACCGGCTTTTCCGAAACCCCGAACGTGGGCGACGAACTGGTGGAAATGGAAAACGAACGCGCCGCCAAGAAGCTGGGCGAAGAACGCCAGGAGGAACTGCGCAAGCAGCGCCTGGCCCAGCCCCGCAAGGCCCGCATGGAAGAACTGCTCGCCATGATGGGCGACGGCACCCAGAAAGCCCAGCTCAAGATCCTTCTCAAGGGGGACGTGCAGGGCTCCGTGGAAGCCATCAAGAAGGCCATTATGGACATCCAGTCGGACAAGGTGGAATGCGTCTTCCTGAACGCCTCCGCCGGCCCCATCTCGGAATCGGACGTGCTGCTGGCCTCCTCCTCGGACGCCGTCATCCTGGGCTTCAACGTCAAGGTGGAAGCCAACGCCGTGAAACTGCTCAAGCGGGAAGGCGTGCAGGTGAAGCTTTACTCCATCGTTTACGAACTCATCGACCAGGTGAGGGATGCCATGCTGGGTCTTCTGGAACCGGAAACGCGTGAAACCATCATCGGCCACGCCAAAGTGCTCCAGGTCTTCAAACTCAACAAGGGCCGCGCGGCGGGCTGCATGGTGGAGGACGGAAAAATCCTCCGCAGCTGTGAAGCGCGCGTTATCCGCGACAAGACTCCCGTCTTTGACGGTAAAATGTCCACCCTGCGCCGCTTCCAGGATGAAGTGGAAGAAGTCAAGGCCGGCCTGGAATGCGGCATCCGCCTGGGCGACTTCAACGAATACGAGGCAGGCGACATCATCGAATGCTACACGCTGGAAAAAATCCAGCAAACGCTGTAA
- a CDS encoding carbon starvation protein A produces MAGPFSNMNGYCYFILGILILAAGYFTYGRVLEKIFRPDASRQTPAVACTDGVDYVVMPRWRVFLIQLLNIAGLGPIFGAVMGVLYGPAALLWIVIGCIFGGMVHDYFSGMISLRHKGENLPEILGRYLGSQAQWISRAVCIVFSVLVGVVFAVGPAAILAPMTGWSVSAWVWIIFGYYFLATILPIQAIMGKVYPLFSVALIIMVVGILGVMLLAPFAEFMPYWMHIPSMEVLPDLDFFHNRHPADFPLFPVMFITIACGAVSGFHATQSPLMARCLKTEQEGLPVFGGAMITEGIIAFIWAAAALTFYGTPEALGAATANGKAPALAIQMISESWMGHVGSILVMVGVVILPISTGDGALRVTRLMIADCFKLNQEQLSRRLMIAIPLFAAAIAVSSMDYAIIWQYFGWANQLLAAATLWAVSIYLRSKNRCCWTAAVPAAFLSLVVLQYLFSSPEMCGFSYEASLVCSVLLVAVIGVLCLFRGSGLEKAEEPNL; encoded by the coding sequence ATGGCTGGACCTTTTTCCAACATGAACGGTTACTGCTACTTCATTCTGGGGATATTGATCCTGGCGGCCGGTTATTTCACCTACGGGCGGGTGCTGGAAAAGATTTTCCGGCCGGACGCCTCGCGGCAGACTCCCGCCGTGGCCTGCACGGACGGCGTGGATTACGTGGTGATGCCGCGCTGGCGCGTGTTCCTGATTCAGTTGCTGAACATTGCGGGGCTGGGCCCTATCTTCGGCGCCGTCATGGGCGTGCTGTACGGGCCGGCCGCGCTCCTGTGGATCGTCATCGGCTGCATCTTCGGCGGAATGGTGCACGATTACTTTTCCGGCATGATTTCCCTGCGCCACAAGGGGGAAAACCTGCCGGAAATCCTGGGCCGCTACCTGGGCAGCCAGGCCCAGTGGATCAGCCGCGCCGTCTGCATCGTGTTCAGCGTGCTGGTGGGCGTCGTCTTCGCCGTGGGCCCCGCCGCCATCCTGGCCCCCATGACTGGCTGGAGCGTTTCTGCATGGGTGTGGATCATCTTCGGCTACTACTTTCTGGCGACCATCCTTCCCATCCAAGCCATCATGGGAAAGGTGTATCCCCTTTTCTCCGTCGCCCTGATCATCATGGTCGTGGGCATTCTGGGCGTGATGCTCCTGGCTCCCTTTGCGGAATTCATGCCGTACTGGATGCACATTCCTTCTATGGAAGTGCTCCCGGACCTGGACTTCTTCCATAACCGCCACCCGGCGGATTTCCCGCTCTTCCCCGTGATGTTCATCACCATCGCCTGCGGAGCGGTGAGCGGCTTCCACGCCACGCAGTCCCCGCTGATGGCGCGCTGCCTGAAAACGGAGCAGGAAGGACTGCCCGTCTTCGGCGGAGCCATGATTACGGAAGGAATCATCGCCTTCATATGGGCGGCCGCCGCGCTGACCTTCTACGGCACCCCGGAAGCCCTGGGAGCGGCTACCGCCAACGGAAAGGCCCCGGCGCTGGCCATCCAGATGATTTCCGAATCCTGGATGGGCCACGTCGGCTCCATCCTGGTCATGGTCGGCGTGGTCATCCTCCCCATCAGCACGGGGGACGGCGCCCTGCGGGTCACGCGCCTGATGATTGCGGATTGCTTCAAGCTGAACCAGGAGCAACTGAGCCGCCGCCTGATGATCGCCATCCCCCTCTTTGCCGCAGCCATTGCCGTAAGCAGCATGGACTACGCCATCATCTGGCAGTACTTCGGCTGGGCCAACCAGCTCCTGGCCGCCGCCACCCTCTGGGCCGTCTCCATTTACCTGCGCAGCAAAAACCGCTGCTGCTGGACGGCCGCCGTTCCCGCCGCCTTCCTGAGCCTGGTGGTGCTCCAGTACCTGTTCTCCAGCCCGGAAATGTGCGGGTTCAGTTATGAAGCTTCCCTGGTCTGCAGCGTCCTGCTCGTGGCCGTCATCGGCGTGCTGTGCCTGTTCCGCGGCTCCGGACTGGAAAAAGCGGAGGAGCCCAACCTGTAA